A genomic window from Periweissella cryptocerci includes:
- the treC gene encoding alpha,alpha-phosphotrehalase, with translation MDFHDKVIYQIYPKSFYDSNDDGIGDLRGIIAKIPYLAKLNIDMIWFNPFFVSPQNDNGYDIADYYAIDPRFGTMADFDELVAKLKEHDIEVMLDMVFNHTSTAHEWFQKALAGDVKYQDYYILRETQEDGSLPTNWESKFGGSAWAPFGKTGKYYLHLYDVTQADLNWHNPAVRQAVYDVLNFWRAKGVHGFRFDVINVIGKDTQLVDAPVGVASKTLYTDKPIVQDYLQEMNAATFGQDAESITVGEMSSTSIANSVAYTQPENHELGMVFTFHHLKTDYRNGEKWSKMPFDFKMLKKTLNDWQVGMNDGHGWNALFWNNHDQPRALNRFGDPVKYREKSAEMLATVMHLLRGTPYIYMGEEIGMTDPEYQSMAEYVDIESLNAYQELLTAGNTPAKAFEIVQTKSRDNSRTPMQWDASKYAGFSNVKPWLTSTNQVAINVEAELAHGEVFNYYQKLIALRKNLPIVAEGDYQSLLMEHETIFAFERNLDNKKLVVLTNFYGEPAKVTLPSNLDVIHATVLLGNYQDTPRLTTELNLRPYEAVAYLIEL, from the coding sequence ATGGATTTTCATGACAAAGTAATTTATCAGATTTACCCAAAAAGTTTTTACGATAGTAACGATGATGGTATCGGTGATTTACGTGGGATTATCGCAAAAATTCCCTATCTCGCAAAACTCAATATTGATATGATTTGGTTTAATCCATTCTTCGTGTCCCCCCAAAATGACAACGGCTATGATATTGCCGATTATTATGCAATTGATCCACGGTTTGGCACGATGGCCGACTTTGATGAATTAGTTGCTAAATTAAAAGAGCATGACATCGAAGTCATGCTTGATATGGTTTTCAATCATACGTCAACGGCGCATGAGTGGTTTCAAAAAGCTTTGGCAGGGGATGTAAAATATCAGGACTATTATATTTTACGTGAAACACAGGAGGATGGTAGTTTACCCACGAATTGGGAATCTAAGTTTGGTGGTTCCGCGTGGGCACCATTTGGGAAAACTGGTAAATACTACCTGCACTTGTATGATGTGACCCAAGCTGATTTGAATTGGCACAATCCAGCGGTACGGCAAGCAGTTTATGATGTTTTGAATTTTTGGCGGGCAAAAGGCGTCCACGGCTTCCGGTTTGATGTTATCAATGTGATTGGTAAGGACACACAGTTAGTTGACGCACCAGTTGGGGTTGCAAGCAAAACGTTATATACTGACAAACCAATCGTACAAGATTATCTGCAAGAAATGAACGCTGCCACATTTGGTCAGGATGCTGAATCAATAACTGTTGGGGAAATGTCGTCGACTTCAATTGCGAATAGTGTCGCTTACACGCAACCAGAAAATCATGAACTAGGAATGGTGTTCACGTTCCACCACTTAAAGACCGATTATCGCAATGGTGAAAAATGGAGCAAGATGCCGTTTGATTTTAAAATGTTGAAAAAAACGTTAAATGATTGGCAAGTTGGCATGAATGATGGTCACGGCTGGAATGCCTTATTCTGGAATAACCACGACCAACCCCGGGCACTAAATCGGTTCGGTGATCCGGTTAAATATCGTGAAAAATCGGCAGAAATGCTCGCAACAGTGATGCATTTATTGCGCGGGACACCATACATTTACATGGGTGAAGAAATCGGAATGACTGATCCTGAATATCAATCAATGGCGGAATATGTTGATATCGAATCGCTGAATGCGTATCAAGAATTGCTAACAGCAGGGAATACGCCAGCCAAAGCGTTTGAAATCGTGCAAACTAAATCGCGCGATAATTCACGAACGCCAATGCAATGGGACGCCTCAAAATATGCTGGCTTTTCAAATGTGAAACCATGGTTGACGTCAACCAATCAAGTAGCGATTAATGTCGAAGCAGAACTAGCGCATGGTGAGGTATTTAACTACTATCAAAAATTAATTGCATTACGCAAAAACTTGCCAATAGTGGCTGAAGGCGATTATCAATCCTTACTGATGGAACATGAAACAATCTTTGCTTTTGAGCGTAATCTAGATAATAAAAAATTAGTTGTATTAACCAATTTCTATGGTGAACCGGCAAAAGTGACTTTACCAAGCAATTTAGATGTCATCCATGCAACTGTTCTTTTAGGAAATTATCAGGATACGCCAAGGCTGACGACTGAGTTAAACTTGCGCCCATATGAAGCGGTGGCATATTTAATCGAGTTATAA
- the treR gene encoding trehalose operon repressor → MLNKHEIIYRDLTQKIVHGIYQKGDLIPSENELCELYGGSRETIRKAVKDLNENGFVQTIRGKGSIVLDLERFVFPVSGLTSYKELDASLHMHSATRVIGISDTLVPAAKFEFATELDLAATYIERVRVVHDEPIVVDRDYLLKDVVTAVPLAAAQNSLYEYVEHDLGLEVSYARKIITVEQPDTEVQDLLELTGNEPVVIVRSEVHLNDTTLFQFTESLHRIDKFKFTDFARRHVQ, encoded by the coding sequence ATGTTGAATAAGCATGAAATAATTTACCGTGATTTAACACAAAAGATTGTCCACGGAATTTATCAAAAGGGAGACTTAATTCCCAGCGAAAATGAATTGTGTGAATTATATGGTGGTTCACGTGAAACCATTCGTAAAGCGGTTAAAGATTTAAATGAAAATGGCTTTGTTCAAACAATTCGGGGGAAGGGTTCAATTGTGTTGGACTTGGAACGCTTTGTATTTCCAGTTTCGGGACTAACTAGCTATAAGGAGTTGGACGCGTCATTGCACATGCACAGCGCCACGCGAGTAATTGGGATTAGTGATACGTTAGTGCCAGCGGCCAAGTTTGAATTTGCAACTGAGCTTGATTTAGCAGCAACTTATATTGAGCGTGTCCGGGTAGTCCATGATGAACCAATTGTAGTAGATCGTGACTATCTGCTTAAAGATGTCGTAACTGCGGTACCACTTGCAGCAGCGCAAAATTCATTGTATGAATATGTGGAGCACGATTTAGGGTTGGAAGTTTCATATGCCCGTAAAATCATCACGGTCGAACAACCTGATACCGAAGTCCAAGATCTGTTGGAACTTACTGGTAATGAACCAGTGGTAATTGTTCGTTCCGAAGTACACCTGAATGATACGACCTTGTTTCAATTCACGGAATCACTGCACCGGATTGATAAGTTTAAGTTCACGGATTTTGCTCGGCGCCATGTTCAATAA
- a CDS encoding PTS sugar transporter subunit IIA, with product MFKMFKKQSEPELDNTLYAPTDGTIINLADVSDPVFAQEVMGKGFAIQPTSDAVSSPVAGKVTMVAETKHAVGLTMSNGLEVLVHMGIDTVEMNGTPFNLDVKVGDIVAGGAPLANMDRDAIINAKLEDTIMIIITNTADKLDNLNVTLGLTTNGAPIGTVAAK from the coding sequence ATGTTCAAAATGTTCAAGAAGCAATCGGAACCAGAACTCGATAACACACTATACGCACCTACCGATGGTACCATCATTAACCTCGCCGACGTGAGCGATCCAGTTTTCGCCCAAGAAGTCATGGGTAAAGGTTTCGCAATTCAACCAACTAGCGATGCCGTTTCAAGCCCGGTTGCTGGAAAAGTTACCATGGTTGCTGAAACTAAGCATGCCGTCGGTCTCACAATGAGCAACGGTTTAGAAGTCTTGGTGCACATGGGAATTGATACGGTTGAAATGAACGGTACCCCATTTAACTTAGATGTTAAAGTTGGCGATATCGTCGCTGGTGGTGCCCCGCTTGCGAATATGGATCGTGATGCCATCATCAATGCAAAACTAGAAGATACTATTATGATTATTATTACCAATACTGCAGATAAACTTGATAACTTAAACGTCACTTTGGGTTTGACGACAAATGGAGCTCCAATTGGCACGGTCGCAGCTAAGTAG
- a CDS encoding PTS transporter subunit EIIC, with translation MPTTDYSSLATNIISDVGGKGNIDSLIHCITRLRFYLKDITKAQTESIKNLDGVIDVREAQGQYQVVIGNAVTDVYDAVIAQLGPDFGDDAATSAAIKDTADQPKLHGWALIRSGFDNFIGVITGSLSPIVGILAASGILKGLLAMFTGFHWLSDTSNLYLILNAIGDSAFYFLPILVGYSAAKKLGGDPIITAVIGGAIAYPTILTAAGKGAEIVTFAGINFPFVTYTYTIFPMILAAYMAKRLQAWVKTWMPSYLAMIFTPLVVILVVSAITLLVTGPVITWLADGLASGISWILTSSSWFGGLILGGLYQILVIFGLHWGVVPLVANDIATTGHSYLNAIICQTMVAQGAAVLAVAIKSRKTNLKALSWGAAISAFCGVTEPAIYGVNLRFKRVFISGLIGSAVGGFITGLLHVDMWGFTGSLIGFPSFINPKVGIDGSFYGFLIASAASLIVGFTIAYLWGYNDKMQEGTAVERAKKPGTK, from the coding sequence ATGCCTACAACTGATTATTCATCACTGGCAACAAATATCATTAGCGATGTCGGTGGTAAAGGAAATATCGATAGTTTAATTCACTGTATCACTCGCCTACGCTTCTATCTCAAAGACATCACAAAAGCACAAACCGAATCGATTAAAAATCTTGATGGTGTCATTGATGTGCGTGAAGCGCAAGGCCAATACCAAGTTGTTATCGGTAATGCTGTCACAGACGTTTACGACGCTGTCATTGCTCAACTTGGTCCCGACTTTGGCGACGATGCTGCTACCTCAGCCGCCATCAAGGATACCGCCGATCAGCCCAAGCTCCATGGTTGGGCACTCATCCGCTCGGGCTTTGATAATTTTATCGGGGTCATCACAGGCTCCCTGTCACCAATTGTTGGTATCTTAGCCGCTTCAGGGATTCTAAAAGGTCTCCTGGCCATGTTTACCGGTTTCCACTGGTTATCTGACACGAGTAATCTTTACCTAATTCTTAACGCAATTGGCGACTCGGCCTTCTACTTCCTACCAATTCTTGTTGGTTACTCGGCCGCCAAAAAACTTGGTGGCGATCCAATCATTACTGCTGTTATTGGGGGCGCAATTGCTTATCCTACAATTCTGACAGCCGCTGGTAAAGGCGCTGAAATCGTAACCTTTGCCGGTATCAACTTTCCGTTTGTCACCTACACCTATACCATCTTCCCGATGATTCTAGCAGCCTACATGGCTAAACGACTTCAAGCATGGGTAAAAACTTGGATGCCAAGCTACTTGGCAATGATCTTTACCCCCTTGGTTGTTATCCTAGTTGTTAGTGCCATCACATTATTAGTAACCGGTCCTGTCATTACTTGGCTTGCAGACGGTTTAGCATCCGGTATCTCATGGATTTTAACTTCAAGTAGTTGGTTTGGAGGCTTAATTCTCGGTGGCCTCTATCAAATCCTGGTTATCTTTGGCCTTCACTGGGGTGTCGTACCACTGGTTGCCAATGATATTGCAACAACCGGTCACAGTTACCTAAACGCGATTATCTGTCAAACAATGGTTGCTCAAGGGGCCGCAGTCTTAGCAGTTGCCATCAAATCGCGTAAAACTAACCTAAAAGCCCTGTCATGGGGGGCTGCAATCTCAGCTTTCTGTGGGGTTACGGAACCAGCGATTTACGGGGTTAACTTGCGCTTCAAACGGGTCTTCATTTCCGGATTAATTGGGAGTGCAGTCGGTGGCTTTATCACCGGCCTACTCCATGTCGACATGTGGGGCTTTACCGGTTCACTAATCGGCTTCCCTTCATTCATCAACCCAAAAGTTGGTATCGACGGTAGTTTCTACGGCTTTTTAATCGCCAGCGCAGCTTCATTGATTGTCGGTTTCACAATCGCTTATCTCTGGGGTTACAACGACAAAATGCAAGAAGGTACAGCTGTTGAACGCGCCAAGAAACCTGGTACTAAGTAA
- a CDS encoding phosphatase PAP2 family protein, producing the protein MYSKALVEIGLKGSMKMDNEVTRGEVKGIKIFWGVALILLLIATFFDQQISEAVMNQNSWFGNFFQNYGDAGDLIILFIASEIIGFYALHKFKHVGVKYTVALGAFAFAYNQMFNVWGRDYLYYTASMINNYRHHLPLGLANNDGTGAPLFSATLQWTTAIVSFVIFTYLIHLWLRNKNDAQFDYLLKAALVGIFVVEAAELAINKMKDIWGRFRPYEYSNNNPAEKFTPWYHLNGINGHKSFPSGHTMAGWLVLWATFFVDRQNLKSQKYLTAFGIIFGIVVALSRIRIGAHWASDTIVSSTIVVTIIFAGSRLLGAHFIENNETLPQN; encoded by the coding sequence ATGTACAGCAAAGCACTTGTTGAAATTGGTTTGAAAGGAAGCATGAAGATGGACAATGAAGTAACGCGTGGCGAAGTAAAAGGCATCAAGATTTTCTGGGGTGTAGCGCTCATACTATTATTGATTGCAACTTTTTTTGATCAACAAATTTCTGAGGCAGTTATGAATCAAAACTCCTGGTTTGGAAATTTCTTTCAAAACTATGGCGATGCTGGTGATTTAATCATTTTATTTATTGCCAGTGAAATTATCGGTTTCTACGCATTACACAAATTTAAGCATGTTGGGGTTAAATACACGGTTGCCTTGGGGGCATTTGCCTTTGCATACAATCAGATGTTCAATGTCTGGGGGCGGGATTACCTATATTATACGGCTTCAATGATTAACAACTATCGGCACCACCTACCACTTGGGTTAGCGAACAATGACGGTACCGGTGCCCCTTTGTTTTCTGCCACGCTACAGTGGACAACAGCAATTGTATCTTTCGTGATTTTTACGTACCTAATTCATCTGTGGTTACGCAACAAAAACGACGCACAATTTGATTATTTACTAAAAGCAGCGCTCGTTGGTATCTTCGTTGTTGAAGCTGCCGAATTAGCAATCAACAAAATGAAGGATATCTGGGGGCGCTTTCGTCCTTACGAATATTCCAATAATAACCCCGCCGAAAAATTTACACCGTGGTATCATCTAAATGGCATTAACGGCCATAAGTCATTTCCATCTGGACATACGATGGCCGGTTGGCTCGTATTATGGGCAACATTCTTCGTCGATCGCCAAAATCTAAAATCACAAAAATATCTGACGGCCTTTGGAATTATTTTTGGAATCGTCGTCGCATTGAGTCGCATTCGGATTGGCGCTCACTGGGCCTCTGACACGATTGTGAGTTCGACGATTGTGGTGACAATTATCTTTGCTGGTAGCCGCCTCCTTGGCGCACATTTTATCGAAAATAATGAAACTTTGCCACAGAATTAA
- a CDS encoding Ig-like domain-containing protein: MEKKKIIAVGMTATMLFSTASVPGNVLAASHAESKMEINTMMQVKQSKTNLAVSSTFAELIPDVQLQQAIIEYATTDEGYLTDSQKQSLISGDKAQAQAVLATITRLNLMNCGLDFMTIAGINQLRNLQFLNLQGNTLASIGAQTFVGMNHLQFLYLDNIGLITLNQDAFGKLPQLKTLGLTQNAALINFDALYTLDETANINGGTFGGVNVSLWEAAINKVAGMGDLAPLVASGSNLSKAIQFAQFKYKLLQLENMKIGMVEVLELKPVLGASVVIKNTINDLKAAVEANDTAWFTRAGAQLYAEIHAEIMALENRQIGQLGVNIVHFPAVAQAKAALEATNTSPDYHHLAECVVQLETAIAAFVSNTRAQTADAIKNAQSKKEHTAVKELLVKAQIALAGYNYDQMIKVTNNLNTTVKQITKSEKSPVQLKQAYHLHKYVTGTAVVGTKIVVKKAGKVARSTVGASGKFKVKMGKLKNGQQITITADTPDSVTTLYKLASKSMTVKQSPKPTLKQLKIKGKKVTGKTTTGATVKVYKGKKLVSKKVVKTGNIKFKVKQKFAKKTKLTVKIQNDDEHGLAVKKWTTRVR; this comes from the coding sequence ATGGAAAAAAAGAAAATTATTGCAGTCGGAATGACGGCGACCATGCTGTTCTCAACGGCAAGTGTCCCGGGTAATGTGTTAGCTGCGAGTCATGCTGAGTCTAAAATGGAAATTAACACGATGATGCAGGTCAAGCAGTCAAAAACGAACCTAGCAGTTTCAAGTACATTTGCTGAGTTAATTCCGGATGTTCAATTACAACAGGCAATTATCGAGTATGCAACAACCGATGAAGGATACCTAACGGACAGCCAAAAACAAAGTTTAATTAGCGGTGATAAGGCTCAAGCTCAAGCTGTATTAGCGACAATTACGCGGTTGAACTTAATGAATTGTGGCTTGGATTTTATGACAATTGCCGGCATTAATCAGTTACGTAATCTACAATTTTTGAATTTACAAGGAAATACACTTGCTTCGATTGGTGCGCAAACGTTTGTGGGGATGAATCACTTACAATTTTTATACCTAGATAATATCGGTTTAATTACGCTTAATCAGGATGCTTTCGGTAAATTACCACAATTGAAAACATTAGGATTAACGCAAAATGCGGCATTAATTAATTTCGATGCGTTATATACTTTGGATGAAACGGCCAATATTAATGGGGGCACGTTTGGTGGTGTAAATGTTTCGCTCTGGGAAGCCGCGATTAATAAAGTCGCTGGGATGGGAGATTTAGCACCACTGGTTGCGAGTGGTAGTAATTTAAGTAAAGCGATTCAATTTGCCCAGTTCAAGTATAAATTGCTTCAATTGGAAAACATGAAAATTGGTATGGTTGAAGTCCTGGAGTTAAAGCCCGTGTTGGGTGCATCAGTGGTCATCAAAAATACCATAAATGATTTAAAAGCCGCAGTAGAAGCTAATGATACGGCGTGGTTTACTCGTGCAGGTGCGCAACTTTATGCTGAAATCCACGCAGAAATTATGGCACTAGAAAACAGGCAAATCGGTCAACTTGGTGTCAATATTGTCCATTTTCCGGCAGTAGCTCAGGCTAAAGCTGCACTTGAAGCTACCAATACGAGTCCAGATTACCATCATTTGGCTGAGTGTGTAGTGCAACTTGAAACTGCAATCGCAGCATTTGTTAGTAACACACGGGCGCAAACTGCCGATGCAATTAAGAATGCGCAAAGTAAAAAAGAACATACCGCAGTCAAGGAGTTACTTGTAAAGGCGCAAATTGCACTGGCAGGGTATAACTACGACCAAATGATTAAGGTGACTAACAATCTGAATACAACCGTCAAGCAAATTACGAAAAGTGAGAAGTCGCCTGTTCAGCTCAAACAAGCTTATCATTTACACAAATACGTGACGGGTACGGCAGTAGTGGGTACTAAAATTGTCGTGAAAAAAGCAGGTAAAGTAGCACGCAGTACAGTTGGTGCGAGTGGAAAATTCAAAGTTAAGATGGGGAAGCTGAAAAACGGCCAACAAATCACGATAACTGCTGATACTCCTGACTCAGTAACAACGCTATACAAACTTGCATCAAAATCAATGACAGTTAAACAATCACCCAAACCAACCTTGAAACAGCTAAAAATCAAAGGTAAAAAAGTTACGGGGAAAACAACTACCGGCGCGACTGTGAAAGTTTACAAGGGGAAAAAGTTGGTGTCCAAGAAGGTCGTTAAAACCGGTAATATTAAATTTAAGGTGAAACAAAAATTCGCTAAGAAAACCAAACTAACTGTGAAAATTCAGAATGATGATGAACATGGTCTAGCAGTAAAGAAGTGGACGACACGGGTTCGATAA
- a CDS encoding CAP domain-containing protein produces the protein MKTRIGLLVGLLLALVVGLLVIDIDTQAQSKNTIPQQAAVGRTMPSEKAVQRAVLRYTNKFRQLNGYKLLKQNTQLNQFAKHKVQQQAQQGYLSHGNVSAELVQRNFYLNGENLACIRGLDWRDYTADQLGKKLVELYLKDVGHRENMTNPHFKLIGIGVQLTASGQVWNVQNFGTKGNPQKQVDKWFDTLPYKKAMKKYRKLQKKLREGRNWNKKRPIPSRIEFDGKRHTYQR, from the coding sequence ATGAAAACACGAATTGGATTGCTGGTGGGACTACTGCTAGCACTGGTCGTTGGGTTATTGGTGATCGATATAGATACGCAAGCCCAATCGAAAAATACCATACCACAGCAAGCAGCGGTTGGGCGCACTATGCCGAGTGAAAAAGCCGTGCAACGAGCAGTTTTGCGGTATACGAATAAATTTCGCCAGTTGAATGGCTATAAGCTACTTAAGCAAAATACGCAATTAAACCAATTTGCTAAACACAAAGTACAACAACAGGCGCAGCAAGGGTACTTAAGTCATGGCAATGTCAGTGCGGAACTCGTACAGCGTAATTTTTATCTGAACGGTGAGAACTTGGCATGTATCCGGGGGCTGGATTGGCGTGATTATACAGCAGATCAACTAGGTAAAAAATTAGTTGAATTATATTTAAAGGATGTCGGGCACCGTGAAAATATGACCAATCCCCATTTTAAACTGATCGGAATTGGGGTGCAGTTGACAGCTAGTGGACAAGTCTGGAACGTCCAGAACTTTGGGACAAAAGGTAACCCGCAAAAACAAGTTGATAAGTGGTTTGACACGCTCCCGTATAAAAAAGCGATGAAAAAATATCGCAAATTGCAAAAAAAGCTGCGCGAAGGTCGAAATTGGAACAAGAAGCGGCCGATTCCATCCCGCATTGAGTTTGATGGTAAGCGGCATACGTATCAACGTTAA
- the tkt gene encoding transketolase has protein sequence MFDQTDELSVKTLRMLAAQMTNKAHSGHPGISLGAAPMLYVLWTRHLNVNPDKPRWINRDRFVLSAGHATPLYFPLLYLSGFALTMADLQAFRTTDSITTGHPEVVGSVPGIEATTGPLGQGIGMSAGMAAAETHLAAQFNLADVTVMDHYTYALVSDGELMEGISHEAADFAGKQALSKLILLYDSNNIDIDGAISRETITDAQTRFRAYGWDTLMVADGNDLEAIDAAITFAKTTDKPTLIEVNTTIGFGSPDAGQKQAHGTPVSDEGLQILAANLDWDYPAWTVPAAVATRFITHVYDRGIAAYDQWVSDYEAFADKAPAKFEALNMSFNHELADVTDILPTYTVGSDQSILAVNGDVIDAISKRIPDLWGGSADLAGSTYARVSDSGLFEADNRAARNLAFGVREFAMSTIMSGIALHGGSHVFGSTFLAFADYAKNSIRLAALQQLPLIYLLSHDSIGAGQDGATHQAIEQLMQFRNVPNLTVIRPADATEAVAAWQIALESSSTPTIISEPRQVVPTLANTTTTGVRRGAYTLSPAANDKPEGIIIGTGSEVQVALAAAEQLRAAGHNVAVVSMPSFELFVAQDTAYQASVLPPNTRRRIAVEAGSTLGWERYVGLDGAIVGIDQFGTSGTDAELMIKYGITAENVVAQYLKLS, from the coding sequence ATGTTTGATCAAACTGACGAATTAAGTGTCAAGACTTTGCGGATGCTTGCCGCACAAATGACTAACAAAGCGCATAGTGGTCATCCTGGCATTTCACTAGGTGCTGCACCAATGCTATATGTTTTGTGGACGCGCCACTTAAACGTAAATCCTGATAAACCACGATGGATTAATCGCGATCGATTCGTGCTATCAGCCGGTCATGCTACCCCACTATATTTTCCTTTGCTCTATTTAAGTGGTTTTGCATTAACGATGGCTGATTTACAAGCTTTTCGGACAACAGATTCGATTACCACTGGTCACCCAGAAGTTGTTGGTTCCGTGCCTGGAATCGAAGCCACGACCGGACCGCTTGGACAAGGTATCGGTATGAGCGCTGGGATGGCTGCCGCTGAAACACACTTAGCTGCTCAATTTAACTTGGCTGATGTCACAGTAATGGATCATTATACCTACGCACTTGTATCAGACGGTGAATTAATGGAAGGCATCTCTCACGAAGCAGCTGATTTTGCTGGTAAACAAGCCTTATCCAAGTTAATTTTGCTATATGATTCAAATAACATTGATATTGATGGTGCAATTAGTCGAGAAACCATCACCGATGCCCAAACACGTTTCCGCGCTTATGGTTGGGATACCTTGATGGTTGCCGATGGTAATGATTTGGAAGCGATTGATGCGGCCATCACATTTGCAAAAACCACCGATAAACCCACATTAATTGAAGTTAATACAACCATTGGCTTTGGTTCACCTGACGCTGGACAAAAACAAGCCCACGGCACCCCAGTCTCCGATGAAGGCCTGCAAATATTAGCCGCAAATTTGGACTGGGATTACCCAGCTTGGACTGTACCAGCGGCAGTCGCAACCCGTTTTATAACTCACGTTTATGATCGTGGTATTGCAGCCTATGACCAATGGGTTAGTGACTACGAAGCATTTGCTGACAAAGCCCCAGCCAAATTTGAAGCCTTGAATATGAGTTTCAACCATGAATTGGCTGATGTGACAGATATTTTGCCAACCTACACCGTTGGTTCCGACCAAAGCATCCTGGCCGTTAATGGCGATGTTATCGACGCAATTTCCAAGCGTATACCTGATTTGTGGGGTGGCTCAGCTGATTTAGCTGGTTCTACCTACGCACGAGTTAGTGACAGTGGCTTGTTTGAAGCAGATAATCGAGCTGCCCGTAATCTTGCTTTTGGTGTTCGTGAATTTGCAATGAGCACAATCATGAGCGGTATTGCCTTACATGGCGGTTCGCATGTTTTCGGTTCAACATTCCTCGCTTTTGCTGATTACGCCAAAAACAGTATTCGTTTAGCGGCATTGCAACAACTACCTTTAATTTACTTATTGAGTCATGACTCAATTGGTGCAGGCCAAGATGGCGCCACTCACCAAGCTATCGAACAATTGATGCAATTTCGGAACGTACCGAATTTAACCGTAATTCGTCCTGCTGACGCCACTGAAGCGGTCGCCGCTTGGCAAATTGCGCTCGAAAGTTCAAGTACGCCCACAATTATCAGTGAACCCCGTCAAGTTGTACCAACGCTGGCAAATACCACTACCACCGGTGTCCGCCGTGGCGCGTACACCCTATCACCAGCTGCCAACGACAAACCCGAAGGCATTATCATCGGCACTGGTTCTGAAGTTCAAGTGGCATTAGCTGCCGCTGAACAATTACGTGCAGCTGGCCATAATGTTGCTGTCGTTTCAATGCCATCATTTGAACTCTTTGTAGCTCAAGATACTGCGTATCAAGCTAGCGTTCTACCTCCAAACACACGTCGCCGCATTGCGGTTGAAGCTGGTAGCACACTTGGCTGGGAACGCTACGTTGGCCTCGATGGTGCGATTGTTGGTATTGATCAATTTGGTACGTCTGGGACTGACGCTGAATTGATGATCAAGTACGGTATTACCGCTGAAAACGTGGTTGCCCAATATTTGAAATTAAGCTAA